In the Anastrepha obliqua isolate idAnaObli1 chromosome 1, idAnaObli1_1.0, whole genome shotgun sequence genome, one interval contains:
- the LOC129243849 gene encoding uncharacterized protein LOC129243849 has translation MEWTREKTLALINEYRKRRGLWDMTHDDYRKKDVKQSLLIEVSESLGGNIPVGEIEKKFHTLRTQYHREINRMKRKEPYNSKWFGFKNLQFLSSPMARRLSRGRIKNEITEDGTVTTKYIIRDSTGQQPESNGSSAHSNNNINEEFLTIHQKPPTITIETIANTSRRNTSHRNTSRSRALEKLIEETTKDVEDIDDKPKMSVSLGHQGYSSEIHTEEELHNQRNHSENQTMEEEDEAMETLHLQGEEEEEITYPPSTGPEGCESGSHNQQTLHHAPIPTRIIKIQRRDTCNEAEFYEDESEQPHENKRIFYESTGQQHCPSLVTSTPSAASNSTNALLNPQVKTRQHKRQIQLPGRNLDENINGKSVTQVLHTSGALRDEFTTYGEYVSNEMRNITNREVLLGLKHKINTALFEAQMAELQK, from the coding sequence ATGGAATGGACTCGGGAGAAAACACTTGCCCTTATAAATGAATACCGCAAACGTCGAGGTCTATGGGATATGACACACgatgactatcggaaaaaagatGTAAAGCAAAGTCTTTTAATTGAGGTTAGCGAGAGCCTGGGTGGCAACATACCTGTTGGGGAAATCGAGAAAAAATTCCACACACTGCGTACTCAATACCACCGCGAAATAAATCGAATGAAGCGTAAAGAACCATATAATTCTAAATGGTTTGGTTTCAAGAATTTACAGTTTTTAAGTTCGCCTATGGCTCGGCGTTTGTCGAGGGGACGTATAAAGAATGAAATCACTGAGGATGGTACTGTTACCACTAAATATATCATAAGAGACTCGACCGGACAACAACCTGAGAGTAACGGTAGTTCTGCGCACTCGAATAATAACATAAACGaagaatttttaacaatacaCCAAAAGCCCCCTACTATAACTATAGAAACCATAGCCAATACGAGCCGTCGAAATACAAGCCATCGAAATACGAGCCGGTCACGTGCTTTAGAAAAACTAATTGAAGAAACTACCAAAGATGTTGAAGATATTGATGACAAACCAAAAATGTCTGTTTCCCTTGGTCACCAGGGTTACAGTAGTGAAATACATACAGAAGAGGAACTGCATAATCAAAGAAATCATTCGGAAAATCAAACAATGGAAGAAGAGGATGAAGCAATGGAAACACTGCACTTACAAggggaagaggaagaagaaattaCCTATCCTCCGTCTACGGGCCCTGAGGGATGCGAAAGCGGATCGCACAATCAGCAAACTCTTCATCATGCGCCAATACCTACACGGATTATAAAAATACAACGTCGTGATACATGCAATGAAGCTGAGTTCTATGAGGATGAGTCGGAGCAACCGCATGAAAACAAGcgcattttttatgaaagcaCTGGACAGCAACATTGTCCATCTTTAGTGACGTCAACACCATCAGCAGCTTCGAATTCAACAAACGCATTGCTTAATCCACAAGTCAAAACTCGCCAGCATAAACGACAAATTCAACTTCCAGGACGAAATTTGGATGAAAATATTAATGGAAAATCAGTGACGCAAGTGCTACATACGTCAGGGGCCCTGCGTGATGAGTTTACAACGTATGGAGAGTATGTTTCTAATGAAATGCGTAATATAACAAATCGAGAGGTGTTACTGGGCCTcaagcataaaataaatactgctCTCTTTGAAGCACAAATGGCAGAAttgcaaaagtga